One Danio rerio strain Tuebingen ecotype United States chromosome 13, GRCz12tu, whole genome shotgun sequence DNA window includes the following coding sequences:
- the ikzf1 gene encoding DNA-binding protein Ikaros (The RefSeq protein has 2 substitutions compared to this genomic sequence) gives METEEAQEMSQITGRDSPMNANEGGEDQDEAMPVPEDLSASTGLQHNNRTDKPLACNIKVEARSDEENGLSCEMNGEAEECAAEDLRILDGSGAKVNGSHAGPDSKPAAYPTAGGIRLPNGKLKCDICGIVCIGPNVLMVHKRSHTEERKSVLEQQKGERPFQCNQCGASFTQKGNLLRHIKLHSGEKPFKCHLCNYACRRRDALTGHLRTHSVGKPHKCAYCGRSYKQRSSLEEHKERCHNYLQCMGLQNSIYTVKEENSQNEQREDMPASERALVLDRIANNVAKRKSSMPQRFVGENRLSELSFESGSGELMQPHVIDQAINSAISYLGAESLRPLVQTSPGSADMVVSPLYNLHKSQTAEGNGVSAKDSAAEHLLLLSKSKSASVDKDGSPSPSGQDSTDTESNNEERSAGVSGTAATGGLIYLTNHMAPGMRNGGLPGVKEEQQRHFEALRAAGMDLSIASSEGFKVLSGDGEELRAYRCIHCRVLFLDHVMYTIHMGCHGFRDPFECNLCGYRSQDRYEFSSHITRGEHRI, from the exons CCTGTAATATAAAAGTTGAGGCTCGGAGTGACGAGGAAAACGGTCTGTCCTGTGAGATGAATGGAGAGGCAGAGGAATGTGCAGCTGAGGACTTGCGCATACTCGATGGCTCTGGGGCCAAAGTGAACGGCTCCCACGCAGGCCCCGACAGCAAGCCGGCCGCCTACCCCACAGCCGGGGGCATCCGCCTCCCCAACGGGAAGCTGAAGTGCGATATCTGTGGGATAGTTTGCATTGGGCCCAATGTGTTGATGGTTCACAAGCGAAGTCACACTG aagaaagaaagtcagttTTGGAACAacaaaaag GTGAAAGGCCATTCCAGTGCAATCAATGTGGTGCTTCATTCACTCAGAAGGGTAACCTGCTCCGACACATCAAACTTCACTCTGGCGAGAAACCTTTCAAATGTCACCTGTGCAACTATGCTTGCCGCCGCAGAGACGCTCTCACTGGACATCTGCGCACTCATTCGG TTGGAAAGCCCCATAAGTGTGCATATTGCGGACGCAGTTACAAGCAGCGGAGCTCACTGGAGGAACATAAGGAGAGATGTCACAACTACTTGCAGTGCATGGGCCTTCAGAACAGCATTTATACAG TGAAGGAAGAGAACAGCCAGAATGAGCAGAGGGAGGACATGCCTGCATCTGAGAGGGCCTTGGTGCTAGACAGgatagctaacaatgtagctaaGCGTAAGAGCTCTATGCCACAGAGGTTTGTGG GAGAGAATCGTCTGTCAGAGCTATCTTTCGAGAGTGGCTCAGGTGAGCTGATGCAGCCCCATGTGATTGATCAGGCCATCAACAGTGCAATTAGCTATCTGGGTGCAGAGTCCTTGCGGCCTCTGGTTCAGACCTCTCCTGGGTCCGCCGACATGGTGGTCAGCCCTCTATACAACCTGCACAAGTCACAAACAGCTGAAGGCAATGGTGTTTCTGCTAAAGACAGCGCCGCAGAGCACCTTCTCCTACTCTCTAAGTCCAAATCCGCCTCTGTTGACAAAGACGGTTCCCCCAGTCCCAGCGGGCAGGATTCCACTGACACTGAGAGCAACAACGAGGAGCGTTCGGCCGGGGTAAGCGGAACAGCAGCCACAGGTGGTCTCATCTACCTGACCAACCACATGGCTCCAGGTATGAGAAATGGAGGCCTGCCAGGGGTAAAGGAAGAACAACACCGGCAGTTTGAGGCTTTGCGAGCAGCAGGAATGGATTTGAGTATAGCGTCATCAGAAGGATTTAAGGTGCTAAGTGGAGATGGAGAAGAATTGAGGGCGTACCGCTGTATCcactgcagagttttgttcctgGATCATGTCATGTACACCATCCACATGGGCTGTCATGGCTTCCGAGACCCCTTTGAGTGCAACCTATGCGGGTACCGCAGTCAGGACCGTTATGAGTTCTCATCGCACATCACACGTGGAGAGCACCGCATCTGA